A window from Candidatus Poribacteria bacterium encodes these proteins:
- a CDS encoding NAD(P)-dependent alcohol dehydrogenase, with product MKAAVLHGIRDLRIEELPDPKIEREDDVLVRIKAVGVCGSDVHFYTHGRIGDFVVERPLILGHESAGVVEEVGKGVKNLKPGDKVALEPGIPCRKCEFCKSGRYNLCPDVRFFAAPPVDGVFAEYVVHPADFCYKLPDNVSLEEGAMLEPLSVGLHGAILGGVRPGDEIAILGSGPIGLMALQSARAMGAGKVICVDLYPFRLDLARRLGACETINAGEKDTVEAIMELTNGRGVDVVFETAGAGITSQQAVEIARRGGTIVHIGLGSQEAVPTNIVKIIFKELKLQGVHRYANIYPRALELISSGDVDVRSMITSRYPLDRVEEALREPIERPDSTVKVMVEI from the coding sequence ATGAAGGCCGCCGTTCTTCACGGCATAAGGGACCTGAGGATAGAGGAGCTTCCCGATCCGAAGATAGAGAGGGAGGACGACGTCCTGGTCAGGATTAAAGCAGTCGGGGTATGCGGCTCGGATGTGCATTTCTACACCCACGGCAGGATAGGCGATTTCGTCGTCGAAAGGCCGCTGATCCTGGGACATGAGAGCGCGGGCGTGGTAGAGGAGGTCGGTAAAGGCGTTAAAAACCTCAAACCCGGCGATAAAGTCGCGCTTGAGCCCGGCATTCCTTGTAGAAAGTGTGAGTTCTGCAAATCCGGAAGATACAACCTCTGTCCCGACGTTCGCTTTTTCGCCGCCCCGCCGGTCGATGGGGTTTTCGCGGAGTATGTCGTCCATCCAGCCGATTTCTGCTATAAGTTGCCCGATAACGTCTCATTGGAGGAGGGAGCGATGCTCGAACCCCTATCGGTGGGGCTCCACGGGGCGATCCTGGGAGGCGTGAGGCCGGGCGATGAGATCGCCATTCTGGGCTCGGGACCTATAGGCCTGATGGCGCTTCAGTCCGCGAGGGCGATGGGCGCCGGAAAGGTGATCTGCGTGGACCTTTATCCTTTCAGGCTGGATTTGGCTCGAAGGCTCGGCGCTTGTGAGACGATAAACGCGGGGGAAAAGGACACGGTTGAGGCGATCATGGAGCTTACGAACGGCCGCGGCGTGGATGTGGTCTTCGAGACGGCGGGCGCCGGGATCACCTCACAACAGGCGGTCGAGATTGCCAGAAGAGGTGGAACGATCGTGCATATCGGTCTCGGATCACAGGAGGCCGTGCCGACAAATATCGTCAAGATCATCTTCAAAGAGCTGAAGCTCCAGGGCGTTCATAGATACGCTAACATCTATCCCCGTGCCCTTGAGCTGATCTCATCGGGCGATGTGGACGTTAGATCGATGATCACATCCAGATATCCACTTGATAGGGTGGAGGAGGCGTTAAGGGAACCGATCGAAAGACCGGATTCGACCGTGAAGGTCATGGTGGAGATCTAA
- a CDS encoding sulfatase-like hydrolase/transferase, protein MKPNILWICSDQQRFDTLGCYGNPFVHTPNLDRLAKRGVLFEFCFSQSPVCTPSRASFLTGRYPRTTRARQNGQAIPEDEVLITRLLAEAGYNCGLSGKLHLSPCNPRACPAMERRINDGYAEFHWSHHPPPDWPTNEYIHWIRERGVRYETPPFQGSRYVRVGMPAEHHQTTWCAQKAINFIEAHASVKRPWLFSINFFDPHNAFDPPMEYLERYLERLKEVPLPNYVPGETENKPRFQHREHWRAYSQGWPRPYEEMTEEDHKLIRAAYWAMVDLIDVQVGRMLEALERTGQLENTIVIFTSDHGEMLGDHGIYLKGPYFYEPAVRVPLIVSWPGVIDEGRRSEALVELMDLAPTLLEAVGLEIPPGMQAKSLWPLVTGKSDLSHHREDVYCEYYNAMISREDPPAYATMVRTRRYKLVVVHGSNEGELYDLGKDPNETHNRWDDPDYQPVKIDMLKRLCDRMAWTMDPLPERQAEW, encoded by the coding sequence GTGAAACCGAACATATTGTGGATTTGCAGTGATCAACAACGGTTCGATACGCTAGGGTGTTACGGCAACCCGTTCGTGCATACGCCGAACCTGGACCGTCTGGCGAAGAGAGGTGTCCTTTTTGAGTTCTGTTTCAGCCAAAGCCCCGTGTGTACGCCGAGCCGGGCCAGTTTCCTGACGGGACGTTATCCGCGCACGACACGGGCCCGCCAGAACGGTCAGGCCATCCCGGAAGACGAGGTGCTCATCACGCGCCTTTTAGCCGAGGCAGGCTACAACTGTGGCCTATCGGGCAAACTACATCTCTCTCCATGTAATCCTCGAGCCTGTCCGGCGATGGAACGCCGCATTAACGACGGCTATGCCGAGTTCCACTGGTCACATCATCCTCCTCCCGACTGGCCGACCAACGAATATATCCATTGGATTCGCGAGAGGGGCGTGCGTTACGAGACCCCGCCGTTTCAAGGGTCGAGGTATGTTCGCGTCGGGATGCCGGCCGAACATCATCAGACGACATGGTGTGCCCAGAAGGCGATCAACTTCATCGAAGCACATGCCTCGGTGAAACGACCATGGCTGTTTTCCATTAACTTCTTCGACCCTCACAACGCCTTCGATCCGCCGATGGAATATCTGGAGCGATATCTGGAGCGGCTCAAGGAGGTACCGCTGCCGAACTACGTTCCGGGCGAGACGGAGAACAAACCCCGTTTTCAACATCGTGAGCATTGGCGGGCCTACTCCCAGGGCTGGCCCCGACCCTACGAGGAGATGACCGAGGAAGACCATAAGCTGATCCGCGCCGCATATTGGGCGATGGTAGATCTGATCGATGTCCAGGTCGGACGCATGCTGGAGGCCCTGGAACGTACGGGGCAGTTGGAGAACACCATCGTCATCTTTACGTCCGATCACGGGGAGATGCTGGGCGATCACGGTATCTACCTCAAGGGGCCGTATTTCTATGAGCCCGCCGTTCGCGTGCCGCTGATCGTCTCATGGCCAGGCGTCATCGATGAGGGACGCCGCAGCGAAGCGCTGGTGGAGCTGATGGACCTAGCGCCGACGTTATTGGAGGCAGTAGGGTTGGAAATACCCCCTGGCATGCAGGCGAAATCGTTATGGCCCCTGGTGACCGGAAAATCGGATCTAAGCCATCACAGGGAGGATGTATACTGCGAATACTACAACGCTATGATCAGTCGTGAGGACCCGCCGGCCTACGCCACGATGGTGCGTACGCGGCGTTATAAGCTGGTGGTCGTGCACGGCTCGAATGAGGGTGAGCTTTATGACCTGGGGAAAGACCCAAACGAAACGCATAACCGTTGGGATGATCCGGACTATCAGCCGGTGAAGATAGATATGCTAAAACGGCTATGCGATCGGATGGCCTGGACGATGGACCCCCTACCTGAACGACAGGCAGAATGGTAA
- a CDS encoding tyrosine--tRNA ligase, whose product MKVSVDQQIEIIKRGAVEIISEEELRMKLERAQKEGRPLRVKLGLDPTAPDIHLGSAVVLRKLRQFQDLGHEAIIVIGDFTAMIGDPSGRSKTRPQLSEEEVKRNARTYEEQYCKILDPEKTKVVFNSQWLGKMNFADVIRLAAKTTVARVLERDDFQSRFENELPIGLHEILYPLCQAYDSVVLEADVEMGGTDQKFNNLMGRDLQRAFGQEPQVVLLMPLLVGLDGREKMSKSLGNYVGIEEPPFEMYGKIMSIPDELMIDYFVLTTDVPMQEIRRIEEGLKEGTIHPKEAKKRLAREIVTMYHSAEAARKAEEEFERVFAQKEMPSEMPELKISSSELKEGKIWSVKLLVMAGIAKSNREARNLILQGAMRLDGKRISSPDDVPIRDGSILKVGRKFARIKIAD is encoded by the coding sequence ATGAAGGTAAGCGTTGACCAACAGATCGAAATCATAAAACGTGGTGCGGTGGAGATAATATCGGAGGAAGAACTCCGGATGAAACTTGAAAGGGCGCAGAAGGAGGGACGTCCGCTCAGGGTGAAGTTGGGGCTCGATCCCACAGCGCCCGATATCCACCTCGGTTCGGCGGTCGTGTTGAGGAAGTTGAGACAATTCCAGGATCTGGGCCATGAGGCGATCATCGTCATCGGCGATTTCACCGCCATGATAGGCGACCCCAGCGGTCGATCCAAGACCAGACCCCAGCTCTCCGAGGAAGAGGTCAAGAGGAACGCCAGGACATACGAGGAGCAGTATTGTAAGATCCTCGATCCCGAAAAGACCAAGGTGGTCTTCAACAGCCAATGGTTGGGAAAGATGAACTTCGCCGACGTGATCAGGTTGGCCGCTAAAACCACGGTCGCCAGAGTTCTAGAAAGGGACGATTTTCAAAGCAGATTTGAGAACGAGCTGCCGATAGGGCTACACGAGATACTCTACCCACTGTGCCAGGCCTACGATTCGGTTGTGCTGGAGGCGGACGTGGAGATGGGGGGAACCGATCAGAAGTTCAACAACCTGATGGGAAGGGATCTACAGAGGGCTTTCGGCCAGGAACCGCAGGTCGTGCTCCTGATGCCCCTTCTCGTCGGCCTGGACGGCAGGGAGAAGATGAGCAAATCGCTTGGGAACTATGTCGGCATAGAGGAGCCGCCGTTTGAGATGTACGGCAAGATCATGTCCATACCGGATGAGCTGATGATCGATTACTTCGTGTTGACGACTGACGTGCCGATGCAGGAGATCCGTCGGATAGAGGAGGGACTGAAGGAGGGAACGATACATCCCAAAGAGGCCAAGAAGAGGCTGGCGAGGGAGATCGTAACGATGTATCATTCAGCCGAGGCTGCCCGGAAGGCGGAGGAGGAGTTCGAGAGGGTTTTCGCCCAAAAGGAAATGCCCAGCGAGATGCCTGAACTCAAGATATCCTCCTCTGAGCTCAAGGAAGGTAAGATCTGGTCCGTCAAGCTGCTCGTTATGGCCGGTATAGCTAAAAGCAACCGAGAGGCCAGAAACTTGATACTTCAGGGGGCGATGCGGTTGGATGGCAAGAGAATCAGCTCCCCGGACGATGTGCCGATCAGGGACGGTTCGATTTTGAAGGTAGGTAGAAAGTTCGCAAGGATTAAAATAGCAGATTAG
- a CDS encoding manganese efflux pump, whose product MRIWETLALAVALGMDAFSVALGIGSSGTSLRGSIRLSFHFGLFQFTMPIIGWLVGKNLVGVIQRYDHWVVFLLLGGIGAKMIYEAFKTEDEEKPTRDRTKGWTLILLSIATSVDALGAGVGMGILGTNLLVPCAIIGLVAATMSMAGVRIGHHLSSLFGRRMEVLGGMVLIGLGFKMLFTV is encoded by the coding sequence ATGAGGATCTGGGAGACGCTGGCCCTCGCCGTCGCCCTGGGGATGGATGCCTTCTCGGTGGCCTTGGGGATAGGATCATCGGGAACCAGCTTGCGCGGCTCAATAAGGCTGAGCTTTCACTTCGGACTCTTCCAGTTCACGATGCCTATAATCGGATGGCTGGTGGGCAAAAACCTGGTCGGCGTGATACAGAGATACGATCACTGGGTCGTCTTCCTGCTGCTCGGGGGAATCGGCGCCAAGATGATCTACGAGGCGTTTAAAACTGAAGACGAGGAAAAACCGACACGCGATAGGACGAAGGGCTGGACGTTGATACTCCTTTCGATAGCCACCAGCGTGGACGCGCTGGGCGCGGGGGTGGGGATGGGGATACTCGGGACAAACCTGCTTGTCCCGTGTGCCATCATCGGTCTGGTGGCGGCGACGATGAGCATGGCGGGCGTGAGAATAGGACATCATCTCTCCTCCCTCTTTGGCAGGAGAATGGAGGTGCTGGGAGGAATGGTGCTGATCGGTTTGGGGTTCAAGATGCTTTTCACGGTGTGA
- a CDS encoding gamma-glutamyltransferase — protein MVCNLVDFDMNVQDAIDAPRFRYMGGGSIALEEGITEEVARELERRGHKLLPPNTFFGGGQAIFIDPETGSLHGGSDHRRDGCAVGY, from the coding sequence GTGGTATGCAACCTGGTCGACTTCGATATGAACGTCCAGGACGCCATAGACGCGCCGAGGTTCAGATACATGGGAGGCGGGTCGATCGCATTGGAGGAGGGCATAACCGAGGAGGTCGCCCGTGAGCTTGAAAGGCGCGGACATAAACTTCTTCCCCCCAACACCTTCTTCGGCGGAGGCCAAGCGATCTTCATAGATCCCGAGACGGGATCGCTGCACGGCGGTTCCGATCATAGGAGAGATGGCTGTGCCGTGGGATATTGA
- a CDS encoding 2-phosphosulfolactate phosphatase, which produces MKLDVIFCPSEVEAIKLRGKVAVVVDVLRATSTIVTAVANGARCVIPFLSPEEALKAKRSDPRGILACGEREGKAVEGFDLGNSPLEYKPERIRGKIVALTTTNGTRTLKLCASKGASRIFAGSFLNLSALCQRAIRLGDEIVMLCSGKEGRFGLEDAVFAGFCVFKLEGLSRGVEISDSALAARGLAEEFSDIVGMFLRSEHGRYLARIGFEEDLRFCAKIDLFDVVPEYMVEENCLRENDEGKR; this is translated from the coding sequence ATGAAACTGGATGTGATCTTTTGTCCATCTGAGGTGGAAGCGATCAAGTTAAGGGGCAAGGTGGCAGTTGTGGTGGATGTGCTTAGGGCCACCAGCACCATCGTCACGGCGGTAGCCAACGGCGCGCGGTGTGTTATCCCTTTCCTTTCGCCCGAAGAAGCCCTCAAGGCCAAGAGATCCGATCCGAGGGGGATTCTGGCATGCGGCGAGAGGGAGGGGAAAGCGGTCGAGGGGTTCGATCTGGGAAATTCGCCGCTCGAATACAAACCCGAAAGAATACGGGGGAAGATCGTGGCGCTCACCACAACCAACGGAACCAGAACCTTGAAACTGTGTGCTTCAAAGGGGGCTTCCAGGATATTTGCCGGTTCGTTCCTCAACCTCTCGGCGTTGTGTCAAAGGGCGATCAGGCTCGGCGATGAGATCGTCATGCTCTGCTCCGGCAAGGAGGGCAGATTCGGCCTTGAGGATGCCGTGTTCGCCGGGTTTTGCGTCTTTAAGCTCGAGGGACTCTCACGAGGCGTGGAGATATCCGATTCAGCCCTCGCTGCCAGAGGTTTGGCCGAGGAGTTCAGCGATATCGTCGGGATGTTCCTCAGATCGGAACATGGGCGATACTTGGCGAGGATAGGATTTGAGGAGGATCTGCGCTTTTGCGCTAAAATCGATCTCTTTGACGTCGTTCCGGAATACATGGTAGAAGAAAACTGTCTGAGGGAAAACGATGAAGGTAAGCGTTGA
- a CDS encoding DedA family protein, translating into MDGFVGWISPHLSHWGYCFIFLMTFLETSIFVGLVVPGETTVILAGFFAASGILRLPDVIWWGSLGAFMGDVTGYLIGRYGGIKLALRFGKFIFLREREIEKVKWYFQRHGGKTIFFGRFTSFLRAFAPFVAGMIKMKVAKFLFYDMLGAVCWAGFFASAGFFFEEGWERVERWVGRTGFIALGLAVIIILIHRKLLKKRSP; encoded by the coding sequence ATGGATGGATTTGTGGGGTGGATCTCGCCCCATCTTTCACATTGGGGCTATTGTTTCATCTTTTTGATGACGTTCCTCGAGACATCCATCTTCGTCGGGCTGGTCGTTCCGGGCGAAACGACGGTGATATTGGCAGGTTTCTTCGCCGCAAGCGGTATACTGAGGTTGCCGGATGTCATCTGGTGGGGCAGCCTGGGGGCTTTCATGGGGGATGTCACGGGCTATCTCATCGGCAGATACGGTGGGATAAAGCTTGCGCTCAGGTTCGGTAAGTTCATCTTCCTGCGCGAAAGGGAGATCGAGAAGGTAAAATGGTACTTTCAACGACACGGCGGCAAAACCATCTTCTTCGGCCGGTTCACATCGTTCCTGAGGGCCTTTGCCCCTTTCGTGGCCGGGATGATAAAGATGAAGGTCGCCAAATTTCTGTTTTATGACATGTTGGGCGCTGTTTGCTGGGCCGGATTCTTCGCATCCGCCGGTTTCTTCTTCGAGGAAGGATGGGAAAGGGTTGAAAGATGGGTCGGTCGGACTGGATTTATAGCTCTGGGGTTGGCGGTGATTATTATACTCATACACCGCAAACTTCTCAAAAAGAGGTCACCGTGA
- a CDS encoding thiazole biosynthesis protein, producing MQIFKPVGEKEVTRAIVDSFMRQFHEYAESDVIIVGAGPSGLMTGKELAAAGVKVLIVERNNYLGGGFWIGGYLMNKVTVREPANEILDELGVPYERFSPGLYVADGPHACSKLIAAACDAGVKFANMTKVDDVVLRENGRVAGVVINWTPISALPREITCVDPVAIESKLVVDATGHDAEVVSKLEERGLIKKAGTGAMWVEQSEDLLVEHTGEAHPGLIVTGMSVVALYGLPRMGPTFGAMLVSGKRAAEICLEKLREMKG from the coding sequence ATGCAGATCTTCAAGCCCGTTGGAGAGAAAGAGGTTACCAGGGCCATAGTGGATTCCTTCATGAGACAGTTCCACGAATATGCCGAAAGCGACGTGATAATCGTCGGGGCAGGCCCCAGCGGCCTGATGACGGGTAAGGAACTGGCCGCCGCGGGGGTTAAGGTCTTGATCGTCGAGAGGAACAACTACCTCGGCGGAGGTTTCTGGATCGGCGGATACCTGATGAACAAGGTTACCGTCAGAGAGCCCGCTAACGAGATATTGGATGAGCTGGGTGTGCCGTACGAGAGGTTCTCCCCCGGCCTCTATGTAGCCGATGGCCCACATGCCTGTTCCAAGCTCATAGCGGCAGCCTGTGACGCCGGGGTGAAGTTCGCCAACATGACCAAGGTGGATGATGTGGTTCTGAGGGAAAACGGAAGGGTCGCCGGAGTCGTCATCAACTGGACCCCTATCTCCGCTTTGCCCCGTGAGATCACATGCGTCGATCCCGTGGCGATAGAGTCGAAGCTTGTCGTGGACGCCACGGGTCACGACGCGGAGGTGGTCTCAAAGCTGGAGGAGCGCGGGCTGATCAAGAAGGCCGGCACAGGAGCCATGTGGGTGGAACAGTCCGAGGATCTGCTGGTGGAACACACAGGCGAGGCGCATCCCGGGTTGATCGTGACCGGTATGTCAGTGGTGGCGCTTTATGGGCTGCCGAGGATGGGGCCAACCTTCGGGGCGATGCTGGTGTCGGGCAAACGGGCGGCCGAGATCTGCCTTGAAAAACTCAGGGAGATGAAAGGGTGA
- a CDS encoding sigma-54-dependent Fis family transcriptional regulator has translation MADARILVADDEEIERETLGEMLRREGYEVEEASNGLEALEKIEGSRFHVVVADIKMPKLDGMSLLREIIRRQLDTKVILITGYADLQDAVEAMDMGAFYYLSKPVEDEQLKHLIRRAVEHIELTKENIALRQRLATRDRFYRLVGQNEKMQEIYKLIEAVAPSSATVLILGESGTGKELVAHAIHESSPRSSGPFVKVNCGALPENLLESELFGHVKGAFTTALRDRIGKFEYADGGTIFLDEIDALPPHLQVKLLRVIQEQEFERVGDNKTIKVDVRIIAASNRDLEEAVEDGTFRADLFYRLNVIQIKLPPLRERKDDIPLLVDHFLKKYSELNNKEIKGITEEAMRMLEEYDWPGNVRELENVIERAVVLETGEYITPDSLRLPSDRGTEPLSAVAASKGVMKLKEAVEMAEKEAILKALQAANWRRMKAAELLGINRITLYNKMRQYGITEEKG, from the coding sequence ATGGCAGATGCAAGGATACTCGTGGCGGATGATGAGGAGATCGAAAGGGAAACGCTGGGTGAGATGTTGCGCAGGGAAGGGTACGAGGTGGAGGAGGCCTCCAACGGATTGGAGGCTCTGGAGAAGATCGAGGGTTCCAGATTCCACGTGGTTGTCGCCGATATCAAGATGCCCAAATTGGATGGAATGTCGCTCTTAAGGGAGATCATCCGCCGACAGCTTGACACGAAGGTTATCCTGATAACCGGCTATGCGGATCTACAGGATGCGGTCGAGGCCATGGATATGGGCGCCTTCTACTATCTGTCCAAGCCGGTCGAGGATGAACAGCTTAAACATCTCATCAGACGCGCTGTGGAGCATATCGAGCTTACGAAGGAGAACATAGCTCTTCGACAGAGGCTGGCGACACGGGACAGGTTCTACAGGTTGGTCGGGCAGAACGAGAAGATGCAGGAGATATACAAGCTGATAGAGGCGGTTGCGCCAAGCAGCGCGACGGTTCTCATCCTGGGCGAGAGCGGCACCGGCAAGGAGCTCGTGGCACATGCCATCCACGAGAGTTCCCCGCGCAGCAGCGGCCCCTTCGTCAAAGTCAACTGCGGCGCATTGCCCGAAAACCTGCTCGAAAGCGAGCTATTCGGCCACGTCAAAGGCGCCTTCACAACAGCGCTCAGGGATAGGATCGGCAAGTTCGAGTACGCCGATGGAGGGACGATATTTCTCGATGAGATCGATGCCCTGCCGCCGCACCTGCAGGTCAAGCTGCTGAGGGTCATTCAGGAACAGGAGTTCGAAAGGGTGGGGGATAATAAGACGATCAAGGTAGACGTTAGGATCATCGCCGCCTCAAACCGCGATCTCGAGGAGGCCGTTGAGGATGGGACGTTCAGAGCTGACCTGTTCTACAGGCTCAACGTCATCCAGATCAAACTGCCGCCGCTCCGCGAGCGAAAGGACGATATCCCTCTGCTCGTGGATCACTTCCTCAAAAAATACAGCGAGCTGAACAACAAGGAGATCAAGGGCATCACGGAAGAGGCTATGCGGATGTTAGAGGAGTACGACTGGCCTGGAAACGTGAGGGAGCTGGAGAACGTGATCGAAAGGGCCGTGGTGTTGGAGACGGGGGAGTATATCACCCCTGATTCACTCAGACTTCCCTCCGATAGAGGCACGGAGCCCCTATCCGCCGTTGCCGCCTCAAAGGGGGTCATGAAGCTGAAGGAGGCCGTGGAGATGGCTGAGAAGGAGGCGATCCTTAAGGCCCTCCAGGCGGCCAACTGGCGCAGGATGAAGGCCGCCGAGCTCCTAGGTATCAACCGGATAACCCTCTATAACAAGATGCGACAGTACGGGATAACAGAGGAAAAGGGGTGA
- a CDS encoding Gfo/Idh/MocA family oxidoreductase: MTQVGVGCILLLFNPAFKEGFEMLDVVKVGFIGAGGNASGHMNRVSQIEGTQIVAICDLNESRAAEAAGRYGAKAYTDYRRMIDEVEMDAVYVSVPPFAHYDAEIRAAEKKIHLFVEKPVALTLEKGIQIWEAIERNGVISCVGYQLRYGPYVEAIREFLQDKNIAMAVAERWGSMIIPKRWWHMMERSGGQLVEQTTHQVDLLRYWVGDVREVYARYALQVHKHTPEVTIPDLQILTLQFANGALGYIASSCTNIPGRGGYDIYIEGMRIEVRGREPRVYPEDAGVTFTPREEPSIDEAFIDAVRRGDPSGIKSPYIDALKTLDVTLAANRSAKENRPVPTYFSW, encoded by the coding sequence TTGACTCAAGTCGGAGTGGGATGTATACTATTGCTGTTCAATCCGGCTTTCAAGGAGGGATTTGAGATGCTCGATGTCGTCAAGGTGGGATTTATAGGCGCTGGGGGAAACGCCAGCGGTCACATGAACAGGGTGAGCCAGATCGAAGGCACGCAGATAGTCGCCATATGCGACCTGAACGAGTCCCGTGCCGCTGAGGCCGCCGGGAGATACGGCGCCAAAGCCTATACCGACTACCGCAGGATGATAGATGAGGTCGAGATGGACGCCGTATATGTCAGCGTGCCTCCGTTCGCACATTATGACGCCGAGATCAGAGCCGCCGAGAAGAAGATCCACCTCTTCGTCGAAAAGCCCGTCGCTTTGACCTTGGAGAAGGGGATACAGATATGGGAGGCGATCGAGAGGAACGGTGTGATAAGCTGTGTGGGATATCAGCTCAGATACGGCCCCTATGTCGAGGCCATCAGGGAGTTCCTCCAGGATAAGAACATCGCCATGGCGGTCGCCGAAAGATGGGGGAGCATGATAATCCCTAAAAGGTGGTGGCATATGATGGAACGCTCGGGCGGCCAGTTGGTCGAGCAGACCACCCATCAGGTGGATCTGCTGAGATATTGGGTCGGGGATGTCAGGGAGGTCTATGCCAGATACGCCCTTCAGGTTCACAAACACACGCCTGAGGTGACGATACCCGACCTTCAGATCTTAACCCTCCAATTCGCCAACGGCGCTTTAGGTTACATCGCCTCAAGCTGCACCAACATCCCCGGCAGAGGCGGCTATGATATCTACATTGAGGGCATGAGGATCGAGGTAAGGGGCAGGGAGCCGCGGGTTTATCCCGAGGATGCCGGGGTGACCTTTACCCCCAGAGAGGAGCCGTCCATAGACGAGGCCTTCATAGACGCCGTCAGGAGGGGCGATCCATCGGGCATTAAATCCCCCTACATAGACGCCCTCAAGACCCTGGACGTCACTTTGGCAGCGAACAGATCGGCGAAAGAGAACAGACCGGTACCGACTTACTTCTCCTGGTGA
- a CDS encoding GHKL domain-containing protein: MKERIQPCKICDLVGIGIVILDLDLRITSFNRTFPEMIGRTEVQQGERIENLISIFKKIEGDKWLEEAIERVKGGEGQIDDEVFFKPAGKETTPRQAKIKLVKPDPDNIILLLEDITEAVRAERRAIQAEKMATIGRLAANLAHELNSPLDGAMRYVRFLLEDMYEDDPRRKYVSRIKDALERMDRTIKGLLYFARGKTQTLKPADLNEMVRQTISFFEDQIRRRGIEVVEELDEEMPRILHQDIEHVLVNLIKNAIQAMPEGGVLTVRTRFDKDDRSIIFQVIDTGVGIPPEILQNIFLPFFTTKEVGEGTGLGLSICRGIVERYGGSIRIDSEVGQGTTVTVRIPLQT; encoded by the coding sequence GTGAAGGAAAGAATACAACCTTGCAAGATATGCGATCTGGTGGGGATCGGGATCGTCATCCTGGACCTCGACCTCAGGATAACATCTTTCAACAGGACTTTCCCCGAGATGATAGGACGCACCGAGGTTCAACAGGGCGAACGGATCGAGAACCTGATATCCATATTCAAAAAGATCGAGGGGGATAAGTGGCTCGAGGAGGCTATAGAGAGGGTTAAAGGAGGCGAAGGACAGATCGATGATGAGGTCTTCTTCAAACCGGCGGGGAAGGAGACGACTCCCAGACAGGCGAAGATCAAGCTGGTGAAACCCGATCCGGATAACATCATCCTCCTGCTGGAGGACATCACCGAGGCCGTTCGGGCGGAGAGAAGGGCCATACAGGCCGAGAAGATGGCCACCATCGGAAGGCTCGCGGCCAATCTGGCCCACGAGCTCAACAGTCCGCTGGACGGGGCGATGAGATATGTGAGGTTCCTGCTTGAGGACATGTATGAGGACGATCCCAGGCGAAAATATGTCTCGCGGATCAAGGACGCCCTGGAGAGAATGGACAGAACGATTAAGGGCCTCCTTTACTTCGCCAGGGGGAAAACTCAAACGCTTAAACCGGCAGATCTCAACGAGATGGTTCGCCAGACCATATCCTTTTTCGAGGACCAAATCCGAAGGAGAGGGATAGAGGTCGTCGAGGAGCTGGACGAGGAAATGCCCAGGATACTCCACCAGGACATAGAACACGTGCTGGTGAACCTGATCAAAAACGCCATTCAGGCCATGCCTGAGGGAGGGGTATTGACCGTAAGGACGAGGTTCGACAAAGATGATCGCTCCATCATCTTTCAGGTGATCGACACGGGCGTCGGTATACCTCCGGAGATATTGCAGAACATATTCCTGCCCTTCTTCACCACCAAGGAGGTCGGGGAGGGAACGGGGTTAGGACTTTCAATCTGCAGGGGAATCGTGGAGAGGTATGGAGGAAGCATCCGAATAGATAGCGAGGTGGGACAGGGAACGACCGTCACGGTTCGAATTCCCCTTCAGACATAA